The following proteins come from a genomic window of Chaetodon auriga isolate fChaAug3 chromosome 16, fChaAug3.hap1, whole genome shotgun sequence:
- the LOC143334743 gene encoding transmembrane channel-like protein 6: protein MAYGMSFSVNISQEDSDYENLGEGEPGQDSFQLVGKSVASTHGCPETLQMDVFREYTDDVIDGCTRDERLDDEQINSLQRYRRSAATLKVLSSMPSRTAGTSSDAVMSWRARHSSRLHRHQASSHDSSHPSRPLQDDSVQADAEENITEENKREQLVSNLRGLSVSEGMRKLRAMPLSLAEKMELRRLAFSDVAESSLISRNIPCYSRLSMHISRTWRHCLFSCLLLLSSLQLWHSPMKRLSGRFGTGVLSYFLFLRTLLFFNLLLFVINGAFLVFPQAVNPPLYHSQPNTFTGLELLTGTGYLSQSVMFYGYYTNTLIKTCRAADSSHSSTAESSDLPVCDTHKPHIMPYSIPAAYFFTIAIAFFTICIILVYSMSKSFGRSFRVLKSNGNLAVKVFCSWDFKVSKKTSVRLQSEKISTQLKELLSEMISGEDKKSCMQRLCRLMVHLMTWTMCLASICLSAMAVHHLSEVAMKQSPFKETELLLMSAVVSGINLLLPALFNLCAWIENHDSPSVRVYVSIFRNLLLKVSVVGMLCFRWLGRIAVEPESRGLQCWESFVGQELYRLLVMDFVFTVLYTFLGEFLWRQVGAPSMNHVALILLCAICETIQHLPSRVFSKQVLKRDRKPVFDIARNVLELIYGQTLTWLGVLFAPLLPAVQLIKLFVLFYMKKNSLLLNCQASRKPWRASQMTTLFVFLLCFPSFLGAAVSVTYTIWTIKPSSGCGPFRNLTTMFQSGQLWARELENAHPILSWLSWAYNSLVEKPLFLFLATGVLLVVIYCHTQVVDGQRRIISQLEKQIENEGKDKKFLITKLQAIYEQSNLVSPLR from the exons ATGGCCTACGGCATGAGCTTCAGTGTTAACATTTCTCAAGAGGACTCTGACTATGA GAACCTGGGTGAAGGTGAACCAGGTCAGGACTCCTTCCAGCTTGTTGGCAAGTCAGTAGCCAGCACCCACGGGTGTCCTGAAACCCTTCAAATGGACGTTTTTAGGGAATACACAG ACGATGTGATTGATGGCTGCACGAGAGATGAGAGACTTGATGACGAGCAGATAAACTCTCTGCAGAGGTACCGCCGGTCAGCTGCAACCCTAAAGGTCCTCTCCTCAATGCCCAGTCGCACAGCAG GTACAAGTAGTGATGCAGTAATGTCCTGGCGTGCCAGACACTCGTCTCGGCTACACCGACACCAGGCCTCCTCCCATGACTCTTCTCACCCCTCCAGACCACTTCAGGATGACTCTGTCCAGGCAGACGCAGAGGAAAACATTACTGAAG AGAACAAGAGGGAGCAGTTGGTGTCCAACCTCCGAGGCCTCTCAGTGAGTGAGGGCATGCGCAAGCTGCGAGCCATGCCGTTGAGCCTGGCAGAGAAGATGGAGCTCAG GCGACTTGCTTTCAGTGACGTAGCTGAAAGTTCACTCATCAGCAGAAATATCCCATGCTACAGCCGTCTGAGCATGCATATTTCCAGG ACTTGGCGTCACTGCCTGttcagctgcctcctcctcctcagctccctccAGTTGTGGCATTCACCCATGAAGAGACTGAGCGGACGTTTCGGAACCGGAGTGCTCTcctacttcctgtttctccgGACCCTCCTGTTCttcaacctcctcctcttcgtcatcAACGGAGCCTTTCTGGTCTTCCCTCAAGCTGTCAACCCTCCTCTTTATCACTCTCAACCTAACACTTTCACTGGCCTTGAGCTCCTCACAGGCACA GGTTACCTCTCTCAGAGTGTGATGTTTTACGGCTACTACACCAACACCCTCATCAAAACTTGTCGAGCTGCTGACTCGAGCCACAGCTCCACCGCTGAGTCATCTGATCTGCCCGTCTGTGACACTCACAAGCCCCACATAATGCCATACAGCATACCTGCAGCCTATTTCTTCACCATCGCCATCGCCTTCTTCACCATCTGCATCATCCTGGTGTACAG catgtCCAAGTCCTTTGGGAGAAGCTTTCGTGTCCTCAAGTCAAACGGGAATCTGGCTGTGAAAGTTTTCTGCTCCTGGGACTTTAAAGTCAGCAAGAAGACGTCCGTCAGACTTCAATCTGAGAAAATCAGCACTCAGCTCAAA gagctgctgtctgagatgATCAGCGGAGAGGATAAAAAGAGCTGCATGCAGCGACTCTGCCGCCTCATGGTGCATCTGATGACGTGGACCATGTGTCTGGCCAGCATCTGCTTGAGTGCCATGGCAGTCCACCACCTgtcagag GTTGCCATGAAGCAGAGTCCTTTCAAAgaaactgagctgctgctcatgTCTGCAGTGGTGTCGGGCATTAACCTGCTGCTCCCTGCCCTCTTCAACCTGTGTGCTTGGATAGAGAATCACGACTCACCCAGCGTTCGAGTCTATGTCTCCATCTTCAG aaacctgctgctgaaggtcAGTGTTGTTGGAATGCTGTGTTTCCGCTGGCTGGGCAGAATTGCTGTGGAGCCAGAAAGTCGGGGTTTACAG TGCTGGGAGAGCTTTGTGGGGCAAGAGCTGTATCGCTTGCTCGTGATGGACTTTGTCTTCACAGTGCTTTACACGTTTCTGGGAGAGTTCCTGTGGAGGCAAGTTGGCGCTCCATCCATGAATCATGTAGCTTTGATTCTGTTGTGTGCCATTTGTGAAACCATACAGCATCTTCCCTCTAGGGTCTTTTCCAAGCAAGTGCTGAAAAGGGACAGGAAGCCAGTGTTTGACATTGCTCGTAATGTGCTGGAGCTCATATATGGACAAACTCTTACTTG gCTCGGGGTGCTGTTTgctcctctgcttcctgcagTCCAGCTCATAAAACTGTTTGTGCTATTCTACATGAAGAAG AACAGCTTATTGCTCAACTGCCAGGCCTCCAGAAAGCCCTGGAGGGCCAGCCAGATGACAACACTCTTCGTCTTTCTTTTGTGCTTCCCCTCATTTCTcggtgctgctgtgtctgtcactTATACAATCTGGAC GATTAAACCCTCGTCAGGGTGCGGCCCTTTTAGGAATCTCACCACAATGTTTCAGTCAGGGCAGCTGTGGGCCCGGGAGCTGGAGAACGCCCACCCGATCCTGTCTTGGCTCAGCTGGGCCTACAACTCTCTGGTGGAGAAGCCATTGTTCTTATTCCTCGCCACTGGAGTCCTTTT agTGGTGATCTACTGTCACACTCAGGTTGTTGATGGCCAAAGGAGAATCATCAGTCAGTTGGAAAAGCAAATTGAAAAT GAGGGCAAAGACAAAAAATTCCTCATCACCAAACTACAAGCCATCTATGAGCAGAGTAACCTGGTTTCCCCTCTTAGATAA
- the cenpx gene encoding centromere protein X, with product MAEKDEEIGFKKDTVSKLLSSFFKEDKTRLSGDAVLLMTEMLKVFVQEAAVRSQKQAESEDCDQVDIEHFEKILPQLLLDF from the exons ATGGCGGAGAAAGACGAGGAAATTGGTTTCAAAAAG GACACAGTAAGTAAACTCTTGTCAAGTTTCTTCAAGGAGGACAAAACCAGAC TAAGCGGTGATGCTGTGCTGCTCATGACAGAGATGCTCAAAGTGTTTGTCCAAG AGGCTGCTGTGAGATCACAGAAACAAGCTGAATCTGAGGACTGTGACCAGGTAGACATCGAGCACTTTGAAAAGATCCTACCTCAGCTG CTGCTGGACTTCTAG